AGTTTCTCAAACTCCCAGAGCCCCTTGTCTTGAATaactgaataataaaaaaaaagcctttaaagcCATCTGGGAAATCTCGTTGAGGGGGTATTTCCCCTGCCTTGAGGACTGCAGATTCCAGAGCTGCCAGCTCTGTGGGATTGCAGACCTTTCTGTGAGTCTGTGTGGGGGAAAAACCTTGTCTACAGGGGTAATCCCCCCCGGCTGTCATTTCATTATGTGACACTGCTCCAACCCCTCCACCATTCCCTCCAGGGTGAGTTGGAGGCAGAACATGGCCGGAGTATGGAGATCCAAGATCCCTATTGAAAAGCCGGTTTAGTAtatggggaagggcagaggtgcTGACTTCCTGAGTTTCCAGGGGGGGTTCGATCCCTGCttcgcccaggccctgccctcactccaccccttcttccaagcccctcccccgcctcttcctgccccctccacctcctgtacaccactgaacagctgatcaccagcGGGCCGGAAGCGCttggggacggggcggggggggctgattggcagggctgctggtgggtgctgagcacccactatttttttcccaggTGCTCCAACGCTGGAGCACCCACTGAATCAGTGCCTATGGGGAAGGGGCTCTACACCTCCACCTGCAGCACATGATGCTCTGAGAGCTGTGACGGGCTCAGTTCCAGgggagctcaagggcttcaggcccaggcagggagcctgtaacctgagccctgcttcccagggctgaagcccttgagctttggctttggccctgggcagtggggctcaggcttcagccccagatcccagcaagtctaagccagccctggtgcccCCAATCAAagggggtcgtgacccactttggggtcctgacccccagtttgagaaccgctgccttagTTAAAACAGCAGCGAAGACACTTTTAACTGGGGTGAACGGCTCGAATTCCACCCCGGGCTCCCCTACAGGCTTTCACGCCCGCTGCTGAGCGGAGTTAAAAGCTGAGTTGCCttctcttcactgctattttaacccaaatTAAGAACAACTTTGGGGGGTTTTTTTCCCAGGAAGGCAGATTGCCAAAGAACTTCGCTTTCTTCTGAGGGCAAGGAAGGGCAGCAAGGCTGACAAAGCAGTTTTGTTGGGAGCACCCtcgcctccccccccaaaaaaacttgaGCAATATGTTACAGGCAGGGAAACGCCCTGTCGTTAACAAAGGCTCAGTCCTTTTCTGGgaagaagaaaatgaaacaaattcTCTCCGGCACTCAGACGGAGTCATGGCTGCTGCCGATCCAGCAAAAACTTTTGAGGATGAAGCTTCTTGTCCCATCTGCCTGGAGTATTTTAATGATCCGGTGACTCTAGACTGCgggcacaatttctgccgagcctgcatcaCCCAGTGCTGGGCGGGATTGGATACAGATGTGTTCTGCCCCTGCTGCATGGAGATCTTTCCCCAGAGGAACTTCCGAGCCAACAGACAGCTGGGGACTCTCGTAGACCTAATCATCGGACAGCTGAAGGATGAGCAACAACAggccaagctgggaggggagacGGTGTGCGGGAAacaccaggaggctctgaaaTTGTTCTGCGAGGaggatcaaacccccatctgtgtgGTGTGTGACAGATCCAGGGAGCACAGGGCTCACACTGTAGTTCCCATTCAAgaggctgcccaggagtacaaggtGAGAGGGAATCTGTCTAGtggggatcacttgatgattccctgttctgttcattccctctgtggcacctggcattggccactgtcggcagacaggacactgggctagatggacctttggtctgacccagtgtggccgttcatATGTGATTATAGCTgtatgcagtggtggtgtagtcgtgttggtcctaggatattagagggCCAAAGggatgaggtgatatcttttattggaccaacttctgctggtgagagagacaagattccgagcttacgcagagctcttcttcagaagctcgaaagcttgtctctcttgccaacagcagttggtccaataaaccagtggttctcaaccagaggtcttccaggggctacaggaactcatctagatatttccccagttttacaacaggctacatgaaaagcactagcgacgtcaggacaaactaaaatttcagacaGACAAGGACTTGTTTATCTTGctctacacactgaaatgtaagtataatatttatatttcaattgatttattttataattgcgtggtgaaaatgagaaagtcagcaatttttcagtagtagtggctctgacacttttgtatttttaggtctgattttgtcaGCAAgacatttttaagtgaggtggaacTTGGGGCTACAccagacaaatcagcctcctgaaaggggtacagtagttgggaaaggctgagagccgctgcaacaaaagatattacctctcccaccttgtctctcagattATAGCTGGGAAGTTAAAAGTTGTCTGCTATAaggaggaatgggggtgggggtcattTTGGTTCCCTGTGTTGTGGAATCCAGAACTAGGATGGAGTGATGGGACTGGTAATAACCCACAGGTTTGTTACTGGAAATGAGAACATTCACCAACTGAAGTCTCATCCCACAAGCCAGACCACAGAGCGACTGGtctgggtcatgttttctagttgTTCTCACTAAGTGTCATTgaacagggaggaggggaggagccccACAAAACTTCTGTTCTCCAATTCTTTCAGGAGCAAATCTGGAGGCGGCTGGATGTtctggagaaggggagagaagagattCTGGCTCTCATAGCGTGTGAGGAAGAGCAAAGCCAGGAACTGCTGGTAACTGCCACTGATATCCTGTAGCCAGCGAATTCACACAGGGAAGTTCCCATGTGAGAAGATGAAGGACGATTCAGTGGTTAGGATACTAAgcctgggatgcaggagatctgggttcattgACTTGCTCTGCCCGGACTCTCTGGGTGGTTTTGGACAAGTTATCgagtcgctctgtgcctcagtttacccatctgtagcCTGGGGAGAATAGAACTTCCCTGttccgggaggggagtggcatCTAGTTGGTAGAGCAGGGgaggtctgggagtcaggactcctgggttccattcctgactctgggaggggagtggcgtGTAGTGGTTAGATCAGGGGAAGCTGgaagtcaggacgcctgggttcatttttagctgcagaggggagcaGTGTCTTGTGGCTAGAGAGCATgcaagctgggagtcaggactcctgggttctatccttaccggagtgttgtgaaaataaatacagtaaagactGTGTGTTCTTCAACTACTACAGTGATGGCAACCATATAAATAACttgttttagagtagcagccgtgttagtctgtatccgcaaaaagaacaggagtacttgtggcacgaaggcactgcatttagctgtatggagtggaaatccatcaacttcatgaaaaaactcgtaaatttgttagtctctaagatatAAATAACTTGTGACACTGACGCACTAAGGACGTGTTGTCTAGAGACATTAAATACTTCCTCTTTGTAAAGCAAAGATCATCTTTTGCTTTAAAGGAATGGAGACTGATCCAGGAAATGGAGACTGAGGGCAAAGggtttctttaaatatttaaatcatGGTCATTAAACAGTGACTGGTTCTCTTAGTTTTCAGAGGCCCAGTTTGAGACAAAGAGGAACTTAAATCCCATTTTTTTGTCCTTGCAAGTTACTTTTACAATTACCCTGAAGAACACTTCAGAGACTGGACAGTTTgcatgactctctctctctctctctgttcctggcCTTTCCCTGTCCATCACAGAGACAAATAAAAATTGACAGGGAGACGATGGAGTATCGATTTGAGAAACTGCACAAGTTTCTGAAAGAACAAGAGTGCCTCTTGCTGGCCTGGCTGGACGAGCTGGAGAAAGAGGTCACCGCCAGAAAGGATGAAAACGTCTGCCGACTCACCGAGGAGGTTTCCCGTCTCAACACCCTGATCGGGCAGATGGAGGAGAAGTGCAAGCAGCCCGCGAGTGAATTCATGCAGGTGAGACTGTGCGAGACACACCCAAGACCCCCGGTGCAAGGAACGGAGGGCTCCCGAAGCCACCGTCGCAGGGCCCCAGGCGTCACTGATCCCAACAGCGCTCTGCATCTGCGCAGCCCAAAAGAGAAATGATTAGGTTCTTTGAGGGGAGAAAAATCTTCCTTTGTCCTGAATGGAGTGTAAGAAAATTCCCCCGAAGGCCAAACCCCAAACTCTGGTCTCCATCAGAGCGCCACTGATGGAAACTGAGAGATGAAGTCCTTCAGAGAGCTGCTTTCAGGGAGTGCGGATCCAGAATGTGGAGAACCGGGCATCAGACTGATTGTGATGCAGAGTGAGTCCCCTCCAGAGCAGGCTGGGTGGGTACCCAGCATGTGGCACTGAGCTCccgtttctctctccctctctcctctagGATGTCAGAAGCACTTTGAGCAGGTAGGTGGCTCCTTCTCACTCCCCCTTGTGCTTCCCGATGCTGAGAAGGGGCTCAGGTACCAGGTGAgggacacagggccggctccaggcaccagcttaacaagcaggtgcttggggcggccaagggagaggggcggcatgtgtggcaattcggggtgacaggtccctcactccctctaggagtgaaggacctgacactgaactgccgccgccaatcgcggctttttttttggcttggagcagaaatgctggagccagccctggagggaCATGTCTCCTCAGGGCCCGACAGGGAGCGCGTGGGACGGTCTTCCTGTGAAGCTTCTAATCTTCCCTCCATCCTCAAcgtcctggggctgctgccatTTCCCCAGAGTCCAGACCGGCCCAGACCTTAGGGTCAGGTGACTCTGAGAACTCAGCTCCAGTCCCAGCTGTTCTCCCTGGTGCCTGGGCTGGGCCATCAGCTGGTAACAccctggatctctctctctctagatgtgAGATGGGCACATTCCAGGCTCCAGCGCCTGCTTCTCCTGAACCGAAATGGAGACTCTGGTTGTTTTCTCAAAATTTCGCTTTCCTCCAGGATGCGCTGAGGAAGCTGAAAGGTAACGGAGAGATGGAGAAGTTCAGGAGGCGCGAGTGTGTTTACACAGGGGCTGGTCTGATTCGGATTTCACTGACGCTGGTTTCGCATCATCCTAATTCTAGTGACTCCAGTGGGGTTAGTCTTGATTAACACCGGGGGCAAATCAGCCCCAAGGTCTCTTTCTTATTGGGTGAGTGTGAAAGAGCTAAACCACCCTAAATGCATGTAGCCTTTTATTTGATTTACAGTGAATTTAGTAATGTGGGATTACACCGCTGTAGGTTCGGCTCTGGTGACTAGTGTCAAGcttaacagagtgaaagtcacctctgctacgTGCTTCAGTTTTAGAGTCTCTAGGAACACGTAGTGACCAAGGGCAGTGACCACAAAGACATTCACAAGTACAAGGTCTAGTCtgatttacaagttttattaaagttaccatTAAAGTTATGAGTACCCAGGCATCTAGAAATTCCATacagacctatgcacaagttacaaacAGAGTTAGACTCACATCCTCCTAGATAGTGTTAGGGTCTGATGGGTCTCTCATGGATcgatcatcagtagagggatggttcctgctggagtttcccagAGGGAGCTCTCAATTTTCCTAATGCAGGCATCTTTTCCCGTAAGCTTAAGGCATCAGGTTATTCTACGGTCACAtacttatacacctctaccccgatataatgcgacccgatagaacacgaattcggatataacgcggtaaagcagtgctccggggggggcggggctgcacactctggtggatcaaagcaagttcgatataacgcggtttcacctataacgtggtaagattttttggctcccgaggacagcgtgatatcgaggtagaggtgtatcagcaTTCCTTAACTCTACGGCCTAGTATGGTTAAGCTAAAATCTACAGGCCTCAGCTGGTAGGCCTTGTGTTTCAGCCCTACTTACTTAGATAAGACATAATTATCCCTAATAACTACTAATCAATCTAttttatacttctataatcctacaatttaactcTAACATACAATGATTATATATAATATGTTAGTTATACCATCCCACAATAAAATgaacaataaactaaaatcaCTGATTACATGCTGTTTCTTAACTAGCCCATATAAAATTCCAAGTCACTAGAAAGATCTGTCTGTGGGTTTTCTGTGCCGTTTCTTCCTCTGTCCAGCCCCTCATTCCCCTCTTGTGACTAAGTCCATGATAGTCATCGACAAAATCTGATCTCCTCTCCGTGCTCTTCTTCCTTTAGTGAATCTGTTGCCTGAACCGAAACCGGACAGAGGTAAATTTCTAAGGGGTCGTTGGGAGACTGGCATTATTGATGGGATTGTTTTCCTGATGTGAGGAGAACACGTTTGGTTTGGGACATCAGAAGCAGCAGGAATCAAACTAATTGCTGGAGTCAGGGCTACAAACAGGAccttgcactgccagagcctctaggaatctctgtcattggagatttttaagagcaggttggacagacacctgtcagggatagtctagataatgcttggtcctgccttgagtgcaggggactggagtagaagacttgttgaggtcctttccagtcctactgttctgtgattctatgcaaTGCCCACTGCAGGGGGTTATTACTAGCTACTAGGGTATTGTCAAGTTAATCTCAAGTCTCATGACATTTGTGtattttttatcttattttttatttttttaagatccAGCTCTTGGACTCAAGTGATTATGGGAAAATCTCATTTTCatttactattaaaaaaaaaattctagcccttgtggctgcagagaaactctccccctcctccccaaaatatGACCACTAGGCATCTTAAAGGTTGAGAAAAAAGGCGGAAGATAGCAAGAACCCcatgattattttaaaagaaaattccatGGATTGGGGTTGGGCTAATTCATAATGTCTGAATTCTTGGGTTTGGTGATGCTTCCAGACAGGCAGGGCCCACCTTACGACTGACTCGGTCACTGTTTAACAATCAGATTGGACGGGAAAGGAAATTGTATCTGTGATTTGAAGGACAGAAGTTGATCAGAGCAAAAAAATGggtgaggggggaaatgaaaaatAGGCTTGGAGAGGGGCTGTAACAAATTACTGTGAGTGTCCACAAGATGGCAGCAGAACCTAAGGCATGAGACACAGCCCTTGCTGTGCTATATGCTGAAGCAAACCTTGCCCCACAGCTGAGCTCCGCCTCtaacactgatatttttaattctctctctctgggcagctgaagtgactctggatccagacacggcaaaTCCCTGGCTCACCGTGTCCGCGGATGGCAAAAGTGTGCACTGGGGAGTCGCCCGGCAGGATCTGCCCGACCATCCCGAGAGATTTGACCCTGCTCCCTGCGTGCTGGCCTCTGAGGGCTTTGCCTCTGGGAGGcattgctgggaggtggaagTTGAAGAAGGGGCAGTCTGGGTCGTGGGAGTAGCCCTGGAACCTGTTAAGAGGAAAGGAGCGAGCACGTTTACACCAGAGCAGAGGATCTGGGCCGTGCGGAAATACTGGGAACAGCATTGGGCGCTCACCTGCCCTGAAACTCCTTTGTATCTACATGGGGTCCCTAGGAGGATCCGGATTTATGTGGACTATGAAGGGGGATTGGTGGCGTTTTATGATGCTGGCAAcaaggccccgatcttcactttcccacCAGCCCCTTTTGGTGGGGAGAAAATCTGCCCTTTCTTTGAGCTGCTGAGTACAGGCTCCCAGATCAAACTGTGCCCCTGAGACATATGATAAACCATCCCAGATTGGCCTTGGTCCTACATACATTAGTAATAGTGCTTTTCCATAGAAGCAATCAGTTTGGTTGCCTCAGGGATGGTTTTGTTGCCAGCGGGggagaagatggtcctcagaatGATAAAGAAAAAGCTGGTGAAGTAAACAATCAATTGGGATGTGCACCACACTATGAGAGACGTTTGGAGGAGCCCTAGCATGCAGATCACAGGGGGAGATTTAAAGATGAATATCTACGTGTCCACAGTATGTCagcacctagaggtcccaactgaaaacagggccccattgggccaggcgctgcacagacacacagcgagagacagtccctgtcccagctgagatcagcgaTCCATTGTACAGAGCATAGGTACCGACCCCGtgagtgctccggggctggaacacccCTAGTGAAAAATTggactggcagctccctgccccagctcacctcctcctcctcccctgagggcACCGGGTGCCCACTttttccccctggctcccagcgcttgcaccgcaAAATAGCTGATTCGTGCAGCaagtgctggggagggaggggaacaaggcgtgctcggggaagaggcggggccgggatttggggaaggggtccaatggggcagggactttggggaaggggttggaatgggggcggggcaagggtagagtcggggcagggccagggggacGCGAGTACCCACCGGCCCCAGGAAAGTTGGGGTCTATGGTACAGAGTATGAAACAGTCTATGCcaacggttctcaaacttttgtactgatgacccctttcacacagcaagcctctgagtgtgaccccccccttataaattaaaaacacttaaacatatttaacaccactataaatgctggaggcaaagcggggtttggggtgaaggctgaGAGCTCATGACCccaccccatgtaataacctcacgacctgCTGtcgggtcccaacccccagtttgagaacccctggtctatgcCTTGAAGAGTTTGCAATCAACAAGATAAAGAGTGGGGAAAAGGCCCTTTGTTAGGTCGAGCACCATCTTCTATCTCAGATACTTATCTGGACCCCCCATTTTCCCATtgcaatggagctacactgatttacaccagttggggaCCTGCCCTTTAACTTCTATCTGTGGTCCTtatgtgccccccaccccaatacTACCTGAGCACGTCACAACATTTAATGAGTTTATCCTCAGAGAACCCCTGTCATTTAAAGAAGTgaaaatatccccattttacagatgtggaactgaggcagagCTATACTTGACTACACAGGGACATTGACTGGCAGAACTATACCTGCATGGATGCTTTATTCctgaataaaagtgattttattttgctTCCCTAAACAATTATACCTCTGTGATCCTGTCAGTCCATTTCACCACCCGGACAAGCCCTAAGtcgcttgcccaaggtcagacacaTGACAGAACAGAGAACTGATCCCAGGTCTCCCTAGACTAATGCCCTGACCATCGGTGCATCCCATCTCTCCGAGCAATTAAGTGATTtttctaagggcacgtcttcactacccaccggatcggcaggtagcaatcgatctattggggatcgacttatcgcgtctagtgaagacgcgataaaatcaatccccgatggctctgccgtcgactccggaaatccactgcggcaagaggcagaagcggatTCGACGGCGGCGTGGcagtggtcgactcgccgccaggtaagtcaacctaaaatacgcaacttcagctatgctattcatgtagctgaagttgcgtatcttaggtcgacgccccccccccccccacgtagtgtagacctagcctaacatACATAGAGGGGAATCTGGAGCAGGGCTAAGCCCTGAACCCAGATGCACTGCCTTGACTTCAGAACCATCCTGTCTCTTGCTATATTTTTCCTCTTCATAGAACTAAGCTTTCCTTTTGCATTCTACTCTTAAATTTATACCTTGCTAAATGGAAGCAGATGGAGGCATTTCCCTACCAATTTATTACCTAATAAACTTTGCATTGGCATAGAATTTTTTGAATGTTTTGTGGCTATTTATTTGGGAGGAGAGGCAAAGCATCGTTTAGTCTTATATAAATAAAAGTTCCGCTGGTAGAACACTGTACAGGAGTAACTGTGCCAGTGCAGGTGGGAGACCTATTGCACTCTGTAGCAAAGTTGCTCAGACCTATAACcctccagcactcctgcttcctAAGACCGCCCCCTTTGCTGATAGAGATTCACAGGTGGTGCTTTAGGGCCCCATCCCCTTTGCGAGCTTGAGCTAATATCTCACCCAGCTCTATCTTCTGCACACATGAGCATAAAGCACAGAAATCCCATTAGAGGAGCAAGGATAGAGCTTCAGCAttgcccctgctttccccttTCTAGGCATAAGGCATACCTACTGAGAACAGCAATCCTTCATCCTCCCATAACCACAAACGGGCAGAGCAGAGCCCTTCTcacagaatagaatcatagaatatcagggttggaagggacctcaggaggtcatctagtccaaccccctgctcaaagcaggaccaacaccaactaaatcatcccagccagggctttgtcaagcctgactttaaaagcctccaaggaaggagattccaccacctccctaggtaacccattctagtgcttcaccatcctcctagtgaaaaagtttctcctaatatccagcctaaaactcctgcactgcaacttgagaccattactccttgttctgccatctggtaccactaagaacagtctagattcattctctttggaaccccctttcaggtatttgaaagcagctatcaaatcccccctcattcttctcttctgcagactaaataatcccagttccctcagcctctcctcataagtcatgtgctccagccccccagtcatttttgttgccagctgctagaccctttccaatttttccacatttttatactcctctggGCTGGAACTCCTGCCCTTCTATTGTGATAGTTGAAACAATGGAATTAATAGGATGCAAGAATCTCTTTTGTCCAGTGGAAATAGGGGATTTTGAGTCCCATCTTTGGACCAGAAAGATTGACAGAAACCCAAGAAATACACTCAATGTGAGTTGAATTGACACAAAATTAAATGAATTTCTTTGCTCTGTAGATGTACCTCTCACTGATCCGGATCCACAAGGACTTCTCAAAATCAAGCACtggaaggcttttttttttttaattcaaggtTTACAACAAATTGTTCTCCTCTGAGGGGCAGAGACATGCCTACTGAGTTTATCATTTATAGTCAGCCACAAGCCTGAGAAAGTAGTGTCCTACAGCGAGTACACCCACATCACCATTTAACTGTTTTTAAACAAGACAGTGGTAGGAAAAAAGAGACTGCTTAATACAAGTTATAGCAAAGTTGACTGCTTGTGAAAAGCTAAAGAGAAAATTTCAGTCACCCCCACATTTCATCAGCTTCTTCTATCCTCACTTCCAAGAGTGATAAGCCAAACAAATCTGCATAGCCTCACCTTGAAATCtttacaagaaaatacaaagtTTAAGGGAATAGCAATGTTTTACAAAAATTTAATGCAAGTTGTTCCTACTTTTAAAGCTACTAATTATCATAAGTGTCTTTTGGTACAAGTTTGCATAGCAATTATTTTGAAGATAGATAAGTAGCTTGTAAAGAGACCTTTGAATTATAATTacttttaaataatcaatttctAATCTAGCTAAACAAGAAATTTCACTTAAAGCAGATATATACAGTAACAACCTTAGCGCCTTCGGACCTCATACAAGTAAATAAAGTGAGAATCTTTATAACGCTGCTGCTGATCACCATTTTGCTTTCTAATCAGCATTAAGCTGTTCCAAAGCTTTCTTAGTCCTCTACAACTACACACCTCTACCAGACTCCGTCTCTTTCTGAGCATACAAGAAGTCATAGTTCCTCTTTATATTGCCTATAGTCGGACCTGAGTGAAAACCTAGAtagcctgctcctcccccccctcccctcggcTAGCACTGACCCCAACCTCCTTCAAGCCAACATGGAACAATCCCCCTTTCCAACGGCGATATGCAAATTAAGGATTCCAACATTCCACTTTTCATTGGTTCCCTTGGGAAACCAATCAAACACCGCGAATGtttgaaagaaaacagaaaacatgGAGAAGTGACTTTGCTCCCACTATTAATTAGAAGCTATTGCTTAGATTGTGAACTAGGAGTAAGGAAGGTGtattcgtacagcacctagcacattgggaCTTCATTCCTGAATGGGGTTTGTTTGATACTGCAATACAACTcaatatttgttaaaataatcCTTTAATTTAACCCTTTATCCATTTATGAGATATTCATACTATGGAtgagtggctctcaacctttccagactattgcccccctttcaggagtctaatttgccttgtgtacccccaagtttcacctcacttaaaaactacttgctcacaaaatcagacataaacataCAAACGTGTCACAGCCACTGGTACTGAAAAAGtgctgactttctcctttttaccatataattataaaataaatcaatgggaatataaatattgtgcctgcatttcagtgtatagcctatagagcagtataaacaagtcattgtctgtgtgaaattttagtttgtcctgacttccctagtgctttttctgtagctggttataaaactaggcaaatatctagatgagttgagtaccccctgaaagacctctgtgtacccctggttgcgCACCACTGCTGtagaccagggtgtgtgtgtgtgtgggggggggggaagtggactGTTTTACACAATGTCCCTCCTCCATTCCTGTTAAAATCAGAGTCCTTGTCATACTAAAgcagggtggggaaaggaagTGCTGGCCCAGAAAAGGCCCTTTGGAGAGGCCCAAAGCGCTCAAGAAGCAGGAGAAGAAGCTTAAGAGGAAGAACaaagcagcgaagaaaaaaaGCCAGGAAGAAACTAAAGGACCTTATAAAATCAGGAGCTACTTCTGCATCCCTTATGCAGTGGGAAGCATCTAGAGAAAGTCCTCAAAGTCACACAACTATTGATTCACCCTAAGGAAAGAATCGGAAGGCTCTTTTAAGAGCTACCCCATAACGTTCTCCAGATGAGCGTTAGCACAGATGGCCCCAGTTTTGTTTGATTTCGTTGCATGTGTGTGGAGCCAAAATCCTGGTTGTGAGATGCGA
The window above is part of the Chrysemys picta bellii isolate R12L10 chromosome 12, ASM1138683v2, whole genome shotgun sequence genome. Proteins encoded here:
- the LOC101950855 gene encoding zinc finger protein RFP-like, with product MAAADPAKTFEDEASCPICLEYFNDPVTLDCGHNFCRACITQCWAGLDTDVFCPCCMEIFPQRNFRANRQLGTLVDLIIGQLKDEQQQAKLGGETVCGKHQEALKLFCEEDQTPICVVCDRSREHRAHTVVPIQEAAQEYKEQIWRRLDVLEKGREEILALIACEEEQSQELLRQIKIDRETMEYRFEKLHKFLKEQECLLLAWLDELEKEVTARKDENVCRLTEEVSRLNTLIGQMEEKCKQPASEFMQDVRSTLSRCEMGTFQAPAPASPEPKWRLWLFSQNFAFLQDALRKLKVNLLPEPKPDRAEVTLDPDTANPWLTVSADGKSVHWGVARQDLPDHPERFDPAPCVLASEGFASGRHCWEVEVEEGAVWVVGVALEPVKRKGASTFTPEQRIWAVRKYWEQHWALTCPETPLYLHGVPRRIRIYVDYEGGLVAFYDAGNKAPIFTFPPAPFGGEKICPFFELLSTGSQIKLCP